Proteins from a genomic interval of Psychrobacter fulvigenes:
- the secD gene encoding protein translocase subunit SecD, protein MQYPAWKYLLITVVLFIAGLYAAPNLYPDEPAVQITSAAAGTQLSEDILTQSQSLLEEAGINFHDGTFEGNSALVRLNNPTTQLKAQEVLRQNLGDNYVVALNLAQTTPQWLRDIGAKPMKLGLDLRGGVRFVLEVDMDKALEQRLTSASRDVRRELRAERIAVKGTKTEAQGIVLHFADTDARNRAQNVLQGTMGTTFNLQSSIDDQGPSPIMAYNDATIDEINSYAVNQNLTTLRNRIAELGVTEALVQSQGASRIVVELPGVQDTAEAKRVLGRTANLEFRLVAKDSENFMGGIPPAGTEAFPFKTLDGQPVLLERQAIVTGDKVTNAQTSLDESGRPEVNITLDSAGGKLMQNATRTAVGEQMAVLFIENKQKVTYEEDPATGETVEVRTPYAETKVINRANIQAVLGSSFRITGLDSNAEAAELALLLRSGALAAPMYFVEERTIGPSLGQENIDKGLFSTQVGYLLVFAFMIVFYRLFGVIANIALAINVIIIIAIMSILGSSLTLPGIAGIVLTIGMAVDANVLIFERIREEIANGVRPKSAIVAGFDRAFSSIFDANITTLLVAFILFAIGTGPIKGFAITLAIGIVSSLFTAILVTRALVQIAYGKRKSIKRLSIG, encoded by the coding sequence ATGCAATATCCCGCTTGGAAATACTTACTCATCACTGTCGTGCTATTCATCGCCGGCCTATATGCTGCACCGAACCTCTACCCTGATGAACCCGCTGTGCAGATTACCAGTGCTGCAGCAGGAACTCAGCTGTCTGAAGATATCTTGACTCAGTCACAAAGCTTATTAGAGGAAGCTGGGATTAATTTTCATGATGGTACTTTTGAGGGCAATAGCGCCCTAGTCCGTCTGAATAACCCAACCACACAGCTAAAGGCACAGGAAGTCTTACGTCAGAACTTGGGTGATAACTATGTAGTGGCGCTCAACTTAGCACAAACGACACCGCAATGGCTTCGTGATATCGGTGCCAAGCCGATGAAACTAGGCCTAGACTTACGTGGTGGTGTACGCTTCGTACTTGAAGTAGATATGGATAAGGCGTTAGAGCAGCGTTTGACCAGTGCCAGTCGTGATGTGCGCCGTGAGTTACGTGCCGAGCGTATAGCGGTTAAAGGCACTAAGACTGAAGCGCAAGGTATTGTGCTGCATTTTGCCGATACAGACGCTCGTAATCGTGCACAAAACGTCTTGCAAGGGACGATGGGTACTACCTTTAACCTACAGTCTTCTATAGATGACCAAGGTCCGTCGCCGATTATGGCGTATAACGATGCCACTATCGATGAGATCAACAGCTATGCAGTCAACCAAAACTTGACCACCCTACGCAACCGTATTGCTGAGCTTGGTGTGACCGAGGCTTTGGTGCAGTCACAAGGTGCTAGCCGTATCGTCGTTGAGCTCCCTGGTGTACAAGATACTGCTGAAGCCAAACGTGTCCTTGGCCGTACTGCAAACCTTGAGTTCCGTCTGGTCGCAAAAGACAGTGAAAATTTCATGGGTGGTATTCCGCCTGCTGGCACTGAAGCCTTCCCATTCAAAACCCTTGACGGTCAGCCAGTATTGTTAGAGCGTCAAGCAATCGTCACTGGTGACAAAGTCACCAACGCTCAAACCAGCTTGGATGAGAGCGGTCGCCCTGAGGTCAATATCACCTTGGATAGCGCTGGCGGTAAGCTCATGCAAAACGCCACGCGTACCGCTGTCGGTGAGCAAATGGCAGTACTGTTTATTGAAAACAAGCAAAAAGTCACTTATGAAGAAGACCCGGCTACTGGTGAAACGGTGGAAGTACGTACACCTTATGCTGAAACCAAAGTCATCAACCGTGCCAATATTCAAGCGGTATTGGGCTCATCATTCCGTATTACTGGTCTTGATAGCAACGCTGAAGCTGCTGAGCTGGCGCTATTGTTACGCTCAGGGGCACTTGCTGCGCCGATGTACTTCGTTGAAGAACGTACGATTGGACCTTCATTAGGACAAGAGAACATCGATAAAGGACTGTTTTCAACCCAGGTCGGCTATTTGCTGGTCTTTGCCTTTATGATTGTGTTTTATCGTTTATTTGGTGTGATTGCCAACATCGCATTGGCGATTAACGTCATTATTATCATCGCCATTATGTCGATCTTAGGGTCATCGCTTACCCTACCTGGTATCGCTGGTATTGTCTTGACCATCGGTATGGCAGTCGATGCCAACGTACTGATCTTTGAGCGTATTCGCGAGGAGATTGCAAATGGGGTGCGGCCAAAATCCGCTATCGTGGCAGGATTTGATCGCGCCTTTAGTAGTATTTTCGATGCCAACATCACCACACTATTGGTTGCATTTATCTTATTTGCGATTGGTACTGGTCCGATTAAAGGCTTTGCGATCACCTTAGCTATTGGTATTGTCAGCTCGCTATTTACCGCGATTTTGGTCACCCGCGCACTGGTACAAATTGCTTATGGCAAGCGTAAATCTATCAAACGTTTGAGCATCGGCTAG
- the secF gene encoding protein translocase subunit SecF: MAIEQNNPPNNSSSGGGSGNNSNDTNDANQRRRRNKPRRDGKGSNNQTNNPTAAKSTKTKSRRSGKGKGSKDNQALSTQASNAAVDNDLNQEVDSAADEAAAKEGGIKAIGNQRIIPFMKLEKPMAILSILMVIGSIIAIAVNGLNLGLDFTGGVSADVRYEQPVEQVEVVEALADNGFNDAIVQYLGTREELLVRLPPQSDNVDGLNASLEQALTLPDNVVNISNVNIIGSQVGNEVYLNSVMALALALLCMLGYVALRFQFKLSLGAVMSLFHDAIVTIGVFALFGFPFDLTVLAAILALIGYSLNDTIVVYDRIRENFRRVRGITPRQTIDLSLTETLRRTIMTISTVLLVVLAMMFLGGDGLYWFSVALFIGLLAGTYSSTYIASSIPLRMGLSRDDFVVKVKPEFEEEIVTFNDPKMFEQD, from the coding sequence ATGGCGATTGAACAGAATAATCCCCCAAATAACAGCAGCTCAGGTGGCGGCTCAGGCAACAATTCTAACGACACAAATGATGCCAATCAACGTCGTCGCCGTAACAAGCCGCGCCGTGATGGTAAGGGCAGTAATAATCAGACAAATAACCCGACCGCTGCAAAATCGACTAAAACCAAATCTCGTCGTAGCGGTAAAGGTAAAGGCAGCAAAGACAATCAGGCGTTGAGTACACAAGCATCTAATGCTGCGGTGGATAATGACCTGAATCAAGAGGTTGATAGCGCCGCTGATGAAGCGGCAGCGAAAGAAGGTGGCATTAAAGCCATTGGCAATCAGCGCATCATCCCCTTTATGAAGTTAGAAAAGCCAATGGCAATTCTATCTATATTAATGGTCATTGGTAGTATCATCGCCATCGCCGTCAATGGCCTAAACCTTGGGCTTGATTTCACGGGCGGGGTCTCAGCAGATGTGCGTTATGAGCAGCCTGTTGAACAAGTTGAAGTTGTCGAAGCACTGGCTGACAATGGCTTTAACGATGCCATCGTCCAGTATCTAGGGACACGAGAAGAGCTACTTGTGCGCTTGCCTCCTCAGTCTGATAACGTTGATGGTCTCAATGCCAGCCTAGAGCAAGCGCTCACCCTACCTGATAATGTGGTCAATATTAGCAACGTTAATATTATCGGTAGTCAAGTCGGTAATGAAGTGTATTTGAACTCGGTAATGGCATTGGCACTAGCGTTACTTTGTATGCTTGGGTATGTCGCTCTACGCTTCCAGTTTAAGCTGTCTCTTGGCGCAGTGATGTCGCTATTCCACGATGCTATCGTTACCATCGGTGTGTTTGCGCTATTTGGCTTTCCGTTTGATTTGACGGTATTGGCGGCTATATTGGCATTGATTGGTTACTCATTGAACGATACTATCGTTGTTTATGACCGTATTCGCGAAAACTTCCGCCGTGTTCGTGGTATTACGCCGCGCCAGACGATTGATTTGTCATTAACAGAAACCTTGCGCCGTACCATCATGACTATCTCAACGGTACTACTCGTGGTATTGGCGATGATGTTCTTGGGCGGTGATGGTCTATACTGGTTCTCGGTGGCGCTCTTTATTGGCCTGCTTGCGGGTACTTACTCATCAACCTATATCGCCAGCTCTATCCCGCTAAGAATGGGCTTGTCACGTGATGACTTTGTGGTTAAAGTGAAGCCTGAGTTTGAAGAAGAGATCGTGACGTTTAATGATCCAAAGATGTTCGAACAAGATTGA
- a CDS encoding MATE family efflux transporter produces MPTTTPPNAVSPIDTRYKHIIAIAVPVLLANLAMPLQSVIDTAIVGNMNEAAKLAGMGLAIQLLSLILVSFNFLQYASSGLSAQALGQLADSDIKSPQQASPLLSILQRALLLAVMIGLVLLIAKPWLIDFGLKALSANPASGVAAKTYLDVRFWGVIAELMNFAFIGWFAGQGKTRYMLYQQGFIAVLNIILTLFFVYGMQLDIVGVALGTTIAFWSGVVLALWLSRQHLKLTWAALFKVDPQHFTKDKMLRLFSLNKDIFIRTLILTLSFAWITRLSAQSGDLVLAANAILLQVLSISAFALDGVAVSAETLSGQAAGRRDWPRFRLIVKRTGVVSYALAIVLSTIWWLAMPTYLQLMTNIEEVFALTKAYQGYAVLLPLVGVGAYWLDGIFFGLTAGHVIRNAALILAAMFFPLSWLLYQQWDMTGIWLSVWALLLLRLLILSGFLYHAHKTGSYEKLQPV; encoded by the coding sequence ATGCCAACGACTACGCCCCCAAATGCAGTATCACCCATCGATACGCGCTACAAACATATCATCGCCATTGCTGTTCCAGTATTGCTGGCCAACCTTGCGATGCCGCTGCAAAGTGTGATTGATACTGCCATCGTCGGTAATATGAATGAGGCGGCAAAACTGGCAGGTATGGGATTGGCGATACAGCTATTATCTCTGATACTTGTGAGTTTTAACTTCTTGCAGTATGCCTCTTCTGGCTTGTCTGCGCAGGCACTCGGTCAACTTGCCGATAGTGATATAAAATCACCGCAGCAAGCATCACCACTGCTCTCTATTTTGCAGCGTGCGCTATTGCTGGCAGTCATGATTGGTTTGGTATTACTAATAGCAAAGCCTTGGCTCATAGATTTCGGCTTAAAAGCGCTATCTGCCAACCCAGCCAGCGGCGTGGCGGCAAAGACTTATCTGGATGTACGCTTTTGGGGGGTCATTGCTGAGCTCATGAACTTTGCCTTTATTGGCTGGTTTGCAGGTCAAGGCAAGACTCGCTACATGCTCTATCAGCAGGGCTTTATCGCTGTGCTGAATATTATTTTGACCCTATTCTTTGTCTACGGTATGCAGCTGGATATCGTCGGTGTCGCACTGGGCACAACCATCGCTTTTTGGTCAGGTGTGGTATTGGCATTATGGCTCAGTCGTCAGCACTTAAAACTGACTTGGGCGGCTTTATTTAAAGTAGATCCGCAGCATTTTACTAAGGATAAGATGCTTAGGCTATTTTCTTTAAACAAAGACATTTTTATTCGTACGCTTATTTTGACGTTGAGCTTTGCTTGGATTACGCGCTTATCCGCCCAAAGTGGCGATCTGGTATTAGCAGCCAATGCGATTTTATTACAAGTGCTGAGCATATCAGCATTTGCGCTCGACGGTGTGGCCGTATCCGCTGAAACCTTGAGCGGTCAAGCAGCTGGACGGCGCGATTGGCCACGCTTTCGTCTCATCGTCAAGCGGACAGGTGTGGTCAGTTATGCCCTCGCCATTGTATTAAGCACTATTTGGTGGCTAGCGATGCCAACTTATCTGCAGCTGATGACCAATATCGAGGAAGTGTTTGCATTGACCAAGGCTTATCAAGGTTATGCCGTACTGCTGCCCCTCGTTGGCGTGGGTGCTTACTGGCTCGATGGTATCTTTTTTGGCTTAACAGCAGGTCATGTCATTCGTAACGCGGCTTTGATATTGGCTGCGATGTTTTTTCCGCTGAGCTGGTTACTGTACCAACAATGGGATATGACAGGAATTTGGCTTAGTGTCTGGGCTTTGCTGTTATTACGCTTGTTGATTCTCAGTGGCTTTCTGTACCATGCGCACAAAACAGGCAGCTATGAAAAACTACAGCCTGTCTAA
- a CDS encoding AzlC family ABC transporter permease: MGYLPAGIAFGVLAQVAGVPIWATIMLSVVLYAGAAQYACLPMLSAGLPIGSIATNIAAINLRHVFYGVPLLQYLPNHKLAKTYCLFALTDETFSVMTSLPNEARRALILPISLFNQSWWVLASIIGVMIGSALNDLVPHLDFALVCLFAILAYEQFQSIKRYFPIGIAVLGLAMASLFTSDWLLLVAITICMLMILARGFWIQRKEAGETK; encoded by the coding sequence ATGGGCTATTTACCAGCCGGCATTGCTTTTGGCGTGCTGGCTCAGGTCGCTGGGGTGCCTATCTGGGCGACTATCATGCTCAGTGTCGTACTATACGCGGGTGCTGCTCAATACGCCTGCTTACCGATGCTCAGCGCAGGATTGCCAATTGGCAGTATTGCAACCAATATTGCCGCCATTAACCTACGCCATGTATTTTACGGCGTACCCTTGCTACAGTATTTACCTAATCATAAGCTAGCCAAGACCTATTGTTTATTTGCCCTTACCGATGAGACCTTTTCAGTGATGACCAGCTTACCCAATGAAGCTCGTCGCGCACTGATACTACCCATCAGTTTGTTTAATCAAAGCTGGTGGGTGCTGGCCTCTATCATTGGCGTAATGATAGGCAGCGCGCTCAATGATCTGGTGCCACATTTGGATTTTGCGCTTGTTTGTCTGTTTGCAATTTTGGCCTATGAGCAATTTCAAAGTATCAAACGTTACTTCCCGATTGGCATTGCTGTACTTGGCTTGGCAATGGCTTCGCTATTTACCAGTGACTGGTTGTTGTTAGTAGCTATTACCATTTGCATGCTCATGATTTTGGCGCGTGGATTTTGGATACAGCGCAAAGAAGCAGGAGAAACCAAATGA
- a CDS encoding AzlD domain-containing protein yields MTSSYLIAATFAMAGVTFITRAIPALIPKKVLDTPWLHRLNESLPLSVMVLLILTSLSYQDLSASTGLSSAELHLLLAQIGALILVLAVYHLSRQLLVSMVVGIAALNGLLWLFTRLLT; encoded by the coding sequence ATGACCAGTAGTTATCTCATTGCCGCAACCTTTGCCATGGCGGGCGTCACCTTCATTACCCGTGCTATTCCAGCTCTGATACCCAAAAAAGTCCTCGACACACCTTGGCTACATCGCCTAAATGAAAGCTTACCGCTATCAGTAATGGTACTATTAATTTTGACCAGTCTTTCTTATCAAGATTTGTCTGCTAGTACCGGCCTGAGTAGTGCAGAGCTACATCTATTACTGGCACAGATTGGGGCTTTAATTCTGGTGTTAGCCGTTTACCATCTCAGTCGCCAACTATTAGTAAGCATGGTTGTCGGTATTGCTGCGCTCAACGGCTTGCTGTGGTTATTTACCCGTCTTTTAACTTGA
- the purF gene encoding amidophosphoribosyltransferase yields the protein MCGVVGVAAHEPVNQILYDALTMLQHRGQDAAGIVTLQDGRFYLRKENGMVRDVFMTRHMLKLVGKFGIGHVRYPTAGTSSSAEAQPFYVNSPYGITLAHNGNLTNAESLAKSLYQEDRRHLNTDSDSEVLLNVLAHEMQNIGKKYPKPDDIFEAVKAVYGRCEGAYGVVAMITGQGLLAFRDPNGIRPLVFGERLAANGGTEYMVASESVALTGCGFTIIRDVKPGEAIFIDLNHKLHTHQCVEQKEYTPCIFEYVYFARPDSIMDNISVYKSRLRMGEKLGQKILNEWGEDHDIDVVIPIPDTSRTSAMELALKMNIKYREGFMKNRYIGRTFIMPGQQQRKKSVRQKLSAVPLEFKGKNVLLVDDSIVRGTTCHEIIQMARDAGAKKVFFASAAPPVKYPNVYGIDMPVRSELIASGHSVEEVRQIIGADRLIFQDLDDLIDAVKDTKHSRVEGFDCAVFNGCYITGQINEAYLEHLQEQRNDSAKGVQVVADTSVDMMGVEEQ from the coding sequence ATGTGTGGAGTCGTTGGGGTTGCAGCTCATGAGCCAGTTAACCAAATTCTTTATGATGCCTTAACTATGTTGCAGCACCGTGGTCAAGATGCTGCGGGTATTGTGACTTTGCAAGATGGTCGCTTTTATTTGCGCAAAGAAAACGGCATGGTACGCGACGTATTCATGACTCGTCACATGCTCAAACTGGTTGGTAAGTTTGGTATCGGTCACGTGCGTTATCCCACTGCAGGCACCTCAAGCAGTGCAGAAGCTCAGCCATTTTATGTCAACTCTCCTTATGGCATTACTTTGGCACATAATGGGAATTTGACCAACGCTGAGAGCTTGGCTAAGTCTTTGTATCAAGAAGATCGTCGGCATCTAAATACCGACTCCGACTCTGAAGTGCTACTAAACGTATTGGCACATGAGATGCAAAATATTGGTAAGAAGTATCCAAAACCAGACGATATCTTTGAGGCAGTAAAAGCCGTTTATGGTCGCTGTGAAGGCGCTTATGGCGTGGTAGCGATGATTACTGGCCAAGGCCTCTTGGCGTTTCGTGATCCAAATGGTATTCGTCCATTGGTGTTTGGTGAGCGTCTGGCTGCTAATGGCGGCACCGAATACATGGTCGCTTCTGAATCAGTGGCTTTAACGGGTTGTGGTTTTACCATCATTCGTGATGTCAAACCTGGTGAAGCCATCTTTATCGACTTAAACCATAAGCTCCATACACATCAGTGCGTAGAGCAAAAAGAATATACACCTTGTATTTTTGAGTATGTATATTTTGCGCGCCCAGATTCGATTATGGATAATATCTCTGTTTACAAATCACGCCTGCGTATGGGTGAGAAGTTGGGGCAAAAAATCCTTAATGAGTGGGGCGAAGATCATGATATCGACGTTGTGATTCCGATTCCAGATACCTCCCGCACCTCAGCGATGGAGTTGGCTCTGAAGATGAATATCAAGTACCGTGAAGGATTTATGAAAAACCGTTATATCGGTCGTACGTTTATTATGCCAGGTCAGCAGCAACGCAAAAAGTCCGTCCGTCAAAAGCTGAGTGCAGTGCCTTTAGAGTTTAAAGGCAAAAATGTCTTGCTCGTAGATGACTCTATCGTGCGCGGGACTACCTGTCATGAGATTATCCAAATGGCACGCGATGCGGGTGCCAAAAAGGTGTTTTTTGCCAGTGCTGCGCCACCTGTAAAATATCCTAACGTCTACGGCATTGATATGCCCGTACGTAGTGAGCTTATCGCCTCAGGCCATAGTGTCGAAGAGGTGCGTCAGATTATCGGTGCTGATCGTCTGATTTTTCAAGATTTAGACGACCTAATTGATGCGGTAAAAGATACCAAACATAGCCGCGTTGAAGGCTTTGATTGTGCAGTGTTCAATGGTTGTTATATCACTGGTCAAATCAATGAAGCCTATCTTGAGCATCTTCAAGAGCAGCGTAATGATAGTGCTAAAGGCGTACAAGTCGTCGCTGATACTTCTGTCGATATGATGGGTGTGGAAGAGCAGTAA
- a CDS encoding CvpA family protein gives MSGLDIVIAIVVLIGLWRGFQVGLIKTAVGLAGWFIALIAATRLAGVVSPQFSGLVQSPVLQMAMAFLLVVIIILAIMHLVAFVFSGVLKTLRLGMLDKMAGGVLGAAKNVLVVLVVLSVSAPLLVQMPQWETSVLAPELLLYAPMAKLMVSAALGVACEQVNQS, from the coding sequence ATGAGTGGTCTGGATATTGTGATTGCCATAGTTGTTCTTATTGGCTTGTGGCGCGGCTTTCAAGTAGGTCTCATCAAGACAGCGGTGGGATTAGCAGGATGGTTTATTGCTCTGATTGCTGCCACACGCTTGGCAGGGGTGGTTTCTCCGCAGTTTTCAGGATTGGTACAAAGCCCAGTGTTGCAGATGGCAATGGCATTTTTATTGGTGGTTATCATCATATTAGCCATCATGCACCTAGTGGCGTTTGTATTCTCAGGCGTACTGAAGACCTTGCGCTTAGGGATGTTAGATAAAATGGCGGGTGGCGTGTTAGGCGCTGCCAAAAATGTCCTTGTCGTTTTAGTAGTACTCAGTGTGAGTGCGCCACTGCTAGTGCAAATGCCTCAGTGGGAGACTTCTGTCTTAGCGCCTGAGCTGCTACTCTATGCACCGATGGCTAAATTGATGGTGTCAGCTGCTCTAGGCGTTGCTTGTGAACAGGTCAATCAATCATAA
- a CDS encoding quinone-dependent dihydroorotate dehydrogenase produces MSYALLRPFFFKMDPEHAHEMTLSLLDKAHKARALGLAYGQPMQPTDCMGLQFSNPVGLAAGLDKNGDYIDALAELGFGFIEVGTVTPKPQVGNEKPRLFRLKQADAIINRMGFNNQGVDYLIDNVKRCKYKGNIGINIGKNASTPVEQAADDYLYCLERVYPHASYITINISSPNTENLRDLQSGEALTQLLDVIKNRHSQLATEYGFYVPLVLKVAPDLEPLQVDYISQQLLDFEIDGLIATNTTLSRVGVEDLSDGEQAGGLSGRPVSHISTQILQQFSDQLDDKVALIGVGGIDSGEKAVRKIKAGADMVQLYTGLIYKGPGLVQSCVQAIGGYYDAHES; encoded by the coding sequence ATGTCCTACGCCTTATTACGCCCGTTTTTTTTTAAGATGGACCCTGAGCACGCTCATGAAATGACCCTGTCTTTGTTAGATAAAGCCCATAAGGCACGTGCTTTAGGTCTGGCTTATGGTCAACCTATGCAGCCAACAGACTGTATGGGTTTGCAGTTTTCCAACCCTGTTGGATTGGCGGCTGGATTGGACAAAAATGGCGACTATATTGATGCGCTTGCTGAACTAGGATTTGGGTTTATCGAAGTTGGTACCGTGACACCAAAACCGCAAGTCGGTAATGAGAAGCCGCGTCTGTTTAGACTGAAACAAGCAGATGCGATTATCAATCGTATGGGCTTTAATAATCAGGGCGTAGACTATCTGATTGATAATGTGAAGCGCTGTAAATACAAAGGCAATATCGGCATTAATATCGGTAAAAACGCCAGCACGCCTGTAGAGCAAGCCGCAGACGATTACCTTTATTGTTTAGAGCGTGTCTATCCGCACGCCTCATATATCACGATTAACATCTCATCACCCAATACTGAAAACCTGCGTGACCTGCAAAGTGGTGAGGCCTTAACCCAGCTATTAGATGTGATAAAAAACCGCCATAGCCAGCTGGCGACAGAGTATGGTTTTTATGTGCCATTAGTATTAAAAGTTGCCCCTGATCTAGAGCCGCTACAAGTCGACTATATCTCACAGCAACTATTGGACTTTGAGATCGATGGTCTTATTGCCACCAATACCACCTTGAGCCGAGTAGGGGTTGAGGACTTGTCAGATGGTGAGCAAGCAGGCGGCTTGTCTGGTCGTCCTGTCAGTCATATTAGTACTCAGATTTTGCAACAATTCTCAGATCAGTTAGATGATAAAGTGGCGCTCATTGGGGTTGGCGGTATTGATAGCGGTGAAAAGGCCGTTAGAAAAATTAAAGCAGGTGCTGATATGGTGCAGCTATATACAGGGCTTATCTATAAAGGCCCAGGACTTGTACAATCGTGCGTACAAGCCATTGGTGGTTACTACGATGCTCATGAAAGCTAA
- a CDS encoding DUF4870 family protein has product MNQSPDSNSDERLDYQTSTTEPVVGTQSTHELMRQRRGPSLTQQEQRSLVTYNHVTYLLYVVSYFTAGILWILPIFMNYAKRREADGTWLATHFDWQIKTFWYSIVFFVIGSMLILFALGGLGVSVMADSGNLAIGSIVLTGLGIMIIAFTFIWHLYRIVRGWIALTDNRPVP; this is encoded by the coding sequence ATGAACCAATCTCCTGACTCTAATTCTGATGAGCGTTTAGATTATCAGACCTCAACGACCGAGCCTGTTGTCGGCACCCAGTCAACCCATGAGCTTATGCGCCAAAGGCGAGGGCCGTCATTGACGCAGCAAGAGCAACGCTCCCTAGTGACATATAACCACGTCACTTATTTGCTCTATGTCGTCAGTTATTTCACAGCAGGTATCTTATGGATTTTGCCTATCTTTATGAATTATGCCAAACGCCGTGAGGCTGATGGTACTTGGTTGGCGACACATTTTGACTGGCAGATTAAGACCTTTTGGTACAGCATTGTGTTTTTTGTCATAGGATCTATGCTGATATTATTTGCACTAGGAGGACTGGGCGTGAGTGTCATGGCAGATAGCGGTAACTTAGCAATAGGTTCTATTGTGCTAACGGGTCTTGGTATCATGATTATAGCGTTCACTTTTATCTGGCACCTGTACCGTATTGTACGCGGCTGGATTGCGCTTACTGACAATCGCCCTGTACCTTAA
- the gspM gene encoding type II secretion system protein GspM, with protein MSLLQRQAKRTEPLTNALWSRWQALSSRDQMALSILLVFLLVFVGGYGGYSVHQAAKDSKSNYQEQVADYFWLRAQADNIDPSALSVNDAQDGANAMPPASRINTILQNSGIDSAQVIAANEGGVQFSFSHPSQAVVSAALGKLEQQGWQFTQLSMQQDSATRQIQVQATVAL; from the coding sequence ATGAGTTTACTACAGCGCCAAGCCAAGCGTACTGAGCCACTCACCAATGCGTTATGGTCGCGTTGGCAAGCTCTATCATCACGTGATCAAATGGCACTGAGCATATTGCTGGTATTTTTATTGGTGTTCGTCGGTGGTTATGGTGGCTACAGTGTGCATCAGGCGGCAAAAGACAGTAAGTCAAACTATCAGGAGCAAGTTGCTGATTATTTTTGGTTGCGTGCGCAAGCAGACAATATTGACCCAAGTGCACTAAGTGTAAATGATGCACAGGATGGCGCTAATGCGATGCCACCTGCTAGCCGCATAAACACCATCTTACAAAACTCAGGTATCGATAGTGCGCAAGTCATTGCTGCTAATGAAGGAGGGGTACAGTTCAGCTTCAGTCATCCTAGCCAAGCAGTCGTCAGCGCTGCGCTTGGTAAGCTTGAACAGCAAGGGTGGCAGTTCACTCAGCTATCGATGCAGCAAGACTCAGCCACCAGACAAATCCAAGTACAAGCCACGGTCGCTCTTTAA